GAAGAGGAGCTGGCGCAGATCGAGATCCGCTTGAGCGAGCTGACTCCCGAGGTCATCGACCGGCTCGAGGCCAGTGGAGTGCGGGTGACGAAAGCCTACGAGAGTTGGGCGCGGGTGACGGGGCTTTGCGATCCGCAATGGCTCGACCGGGTCGCGACGCTGCCGGAGGTGCGGGCGGTGTATCCGCGGTTGGGCGCAATCACCCGCAGCGGCTCGGTAACCAGTCAGGGCGACGCTTCGGTCAACGTCGACGATGCGCGGGCCGCGTGGGGCCTGACCGGCAAGGGCGCCAGGGTCGGTATTCTCTCCGACAGCTTCGCCTTCACCTCGACCGTGCTTGACAACGGCACGGTCAGCGGCAGTGGCTGCGACGCCGTGCTCACCGGTTCCAACCCGCAGGACACCGGCGACCTGCCGCTCCAGGTGCGGCTCCTGGACAACTGCGACTCGGGCCCCGGTTGCGCCGACGGGCAGACGGATGAGGGCGCGGCGTTGGCCGAGATCGTCCACGACCTTGCGCCCGGGGCCGAGATTCTGTTCCATACCGCGTTTCGCGATGAAGCGGACTTCGCCGACGGCATCACCGAGCTGGTCAACTGCGGCGCCGACGTGATCGTCGACGACGTGCTCTATTTCGCCGAGCCGATGTTTCAGGACGGCATTGTCGCGCAGTCGCTCCAGCAAGCCGTCGATGGCGGGGTCGCCTATTTCTCCGCGGCCGGCAATGACGGCGCCTTCGGCGCCGACGAGACCTTTCTGGATGTAGCCGTCCCCGACGATGAGGACTTCCCGATCAGCGGCGACGATCTCCACGACTTCGGCGGTGGCGATCGCTTCGGCGCGATCACCGTCCCCAACGGCTGCGGGATCGAACTCGTCCTGCAGTGGAACCAGCCGTTCGCGGGGATGCTGGGGTCGGGCTCGGCCAGCGATCTGGATCTCTACTTCTGCTCCTCGGCGACCCCGGGCGCGTGCGACGAGGACAGCGCTCTCGCCAGCGGCACCGACGGCCAGGGCTGCGACGCCCCCGGCGCCTTCGGGGATCCCTTCGAGTTCTTGGACTGGACCAACGACACCGGTTCGCCGGTCACTGGTTATGTAGCGGTCGACCACTACTGTGGCGACCAGAGCGACACCCGCTTCCGCATCGCCACCTTCGCCCTGGACTGCAGCGTGCAGAGCGGCTATACGTTCGAGTCCGGGATCTTCGACAAGGCCCAGATCTACGGCCATCCGGCGGCGGCGGCGGCCAATGCGGTCGCGGCGGCCTTCTACGGCGAGATCGACTCCGGCGGTGCAGTCGAGCCCCCGGGGGGCGGCCAGATCGACGTCACGCCCTCGGGCTCGCTAGGCGGTAATCTGCCGTTCTACTTCGACGGCAGCGGCGCGCCGCTGGCAGGCGCGCCGGTCGATCGCTTCAAGCCCGAGATGGCGGCTCCCGAGGGGGTCAACAACACCTTCTTCGGAGTCGATATCGGCTTTGACGCGGATGCCTTTCCCAACTTCGCGGGCACCTCGGCGGCGGCGGCGCACGGGGCGGCGGTGGCGGCCCTGCTCCTAGAGCTGAATCCGGTCCTGACGCCGCAGCAGACGCGCGATGCGCTTACCACCAGCGCCGTCGACATCGAGAGTCCCGGCACGGATGCCCTGTCCGGGGCCGGTCTGATCGACGCCCAAGCCGCGGTTCTGGCCATGCCGACGGTGCCGTTGCTCGAGGTCGGCCCGGCGGCTCTGGAGTTCAACACCCTGGTTGCCGGGACTACCTCGACTCCACAGGAGGTGACGCTCGACAACGTCAATCTGGGGCTCAATCCGGCTTCCGAGCAGGTTCAGGTCTCGGCCATGACTCTGTCGGACAGCACGAATTTCGCGCTCGATGTCAGCAGCGGCACCAGCCCGTGTGGCAGTTCGACTCCGATGATCGGATGGGGCAGCAGCTGTACGGTGTCGGTCCTGGCCCAACCGCAGGCCGTGGGCATTTTCAACGCCGACCTGACCGTGACCTCGGATAGTGCGGTGGCACCGTCGCAGACCGTCGGGCTCTCGACCGCGGGCTGCAATCAGGCCGTCATCGACCTGACCGGAAGCCCCATGGACAATCCGGAGGTCGTCGTGGCCTGTCTCGACATCACCGCCGGTCCGTACGCTATCGGCAGCGGGGACGACGTCACCTTCCGCGCCGGGCGGAAGATCGTTTTCCGCGACGGCTTCAGCGTCGCCGCCGGCGGGGACTTCACCGCGATCATCGGCTGATGTTCGATCTGGCCGGCGAATCTTCGATCCGGCGGGGGCTCTCGCTTCTCCCGGTCGCGGTGGCCTTGGTTTTGATCCTCGGCAGTTGCGCCGCGCCGCCGGAGCCAGCGGAGCCAGCGGAGCCAGGGAATCCGGACGCTCCTGCGCAGTCCGGAACCACGATCCCGCATCCGCCCCTGGGTGACATGGAGCCGGTCGTGGCCCGCACCCTGGAGGCGCAGCGTGCGGAGCTCGACGCTCTGCTGCTCCGAGGCGACGTGCTCGAGGCCGAGCGGGCGCAGGCGATCGGGCGCCTGGGCCAGCTCTACCAGGCGCACCGGTTGGTCGAAGCCGCGGAGGCCTGCTACCGGAAGGCCCATGCCCTCGCCCCCGAGCTCTTCGATTGGGCGTACTTCCTCGGCGTTCTGGCGGCCCGCCGTGGCAACCTCGAGGAGGCGGCCGCGGCTTTCGAAAAAGCCGTCGAGCTCCGGCCACGGGACCTGCCGGCCTTGATCCGGCTGGCCAACCTGGAGCTCGATCGCGGCAATATCGATCGCGCGCACGCGCTCTACGAGACCGCCCGGTCCCTGGATCCGTCGCTGGCCGCGGCCGAGTACGGGCTGGGCCGGGTCGCGGCCGAGCGCCGCAGCTACCAGGAGGCGATCGAGCACTTCGACAAGGCGCTGACCCTTCAGCCTCGCGCCTCGGTGATCCGTTATCACCTGGGCCAGGCCTACCGTCAGCTCGGCCAACTCGGGGAGGCTGAGAGTCATTTGTCGCAGAGCGGTCCGGTGAAGGTAGCGATCTCGGACCCCCTGATGGCTGAGGTGAACAGCCTCGCCACGGGCGCCGCGCCGTACCTGATCCAGGGCAACACGGCGCTGCGCGACGGTCGGCTCACCGTCGCCGTGAACGCGTACCGCCTGGCCATCCAGGCCGATCCTGAAGATGCGATGGCCCGCCGGAGTCTGGCTACGGTCTTGACCCTGCTCCGGGATCTGGACGGCGCCGTGGAGCAGCTGGAGGCCGCGGCGCGCCTGGCGCCGAACAACGCCCAGGCCCATGCCGATCTGGGCGCCGCGCTCGCCGAGCAGGGCAGCAACGAGAGCGCCCTCCAGCATCTCCAGCTCGCGGTCGAGCTCGAGCCCGAGCTCCAGAAGGCCCGGTTCAACCTCGCCAGCTCCCTCGCCAGGCTAGGCCGGTTCGGCGAGGCCGAAGAACACTATCGGCGTTTTCTCGAGATCGACCCGGATGACCTCGAAACCCGCTCGCGTCTAGGGACCGTGCTGGCGCAGGCGGGGAAGGTGCCCCAGGCAATTCTGGAGCTGCGGGAGGTGGTGCGGCAGGATCCCGAAAACGCCCAGACACAGCTCAACCTGGGCATCGCACTGGCGCAGAGCGGCGATCTCCCTGGGGCCATCGCCCACCACCGGAAGGTGCTCGATCTGACGGCGGACGACGCCACCCTGGGGCGGACCCACTTCAATCTGGCGACGTTCCACCTGCGCCAGGGCGACCGGGACCGAGCCTTGGAGCACTTCCGTCTCGCGCTCGACCACAACGAGCGGCTCGCGCCGGCTCACTTCAACGTGGCGAACCTTCTGGCTGGAACCGGGAACCTGGAGGAGGCGCTCCCGCACTTCGCTCGATTCAGCGAGCTCAGGCCCGATGACGGGAGCGCCCGGCTCGGTGCAGCCACGGCCCTCATGCACCTGGGCCGCTTCGGTGAAGCTAAGACGGCGCTCGATGAAGCCGTCGAGCGGATTCCGGACGAGATTGTCGCGGTCCATGCGCTGGCGCGCTTGCTGGCCGCCGCGCCGGACTCGTCACTACGCGACGGGCAGCGATCGCTCGTTCTGATCTCCCGGGCTCTGAATACCGCGACCGTGCCATCCTACGTGGAGACGCAAGCCATGGCCCTCGCCGAGGTGGGCCGCTTCGAAGACGCCGTGGACAAGCAGCGCGCGGTGCTTGCAGAGGCCAGAAAGCTGGGCCACGCCGCCGATGCGAAACGCTTGGAACGCAACCTGGCTCGCTACGAGAGCGGACAGAGCTGCTGCGCAGGTCCCAAAGACGTGTTTCCGGCGCGCTGACCTAGCCGGTGTCGAGGGGAGACCCTTCGCCTTGACGTAGGGTGGTGTAGCTCCCGGCCTCGATGTCGAGCCACTCTTCGGCCGCGCCGTCGGGCCATCGCGCTTCGATCCGGCCGACAGCGACGGCGTCGCCCAGGCCGACGAGGACGCGCGGATCGCTGGCCGAGGCATAGCTGCCGTCTGTGTGGACCCGCCGCCAGCTCGCCGGCCTCCCCTGGGGCGAGATCAGGACCTCGGCTCCGAGCATGTCACGACCTCGGCCTTCGAGTCTGAGCCCGACCCAGCTCCGGTCCTGTCCGATCTGATTCAGCAGCAGCCGCACCGGTCCGTTGTTGTTGACGACCACAACGTCCGTATCGCCGTCGTTGTCGACGTCACCGAACGCCGCGCCGCGGCTGACCTCCGACAGCTCGAGGACAATGCCGGCACGCGCTGTGACTTCCTCGAAGCGCCCGGCGCCCCGCTCACCACCGAAGTTGCGGAAGAGCTGATTGGTCTGGTGGAGCGGGAAGGGATCGCCGGCTCGCATCAGAGCCTCCAGACCCACGACCGCACCGTTGACCGTCAGCACGTCAAGCCAGCCGTCGTTGTCGTAGTCGAACCAGCCGGCGCCGAAGGAAGTGTAGACGAGGCTCGGCAGGCCCAGCCCGGATGCGGTGGATAGGTCTTCGAACAGCCCGGTGCCGTCGTTGACGTAGACGGTATTGGTCTCCTGACTCAGGTGGGTCAGGATCAGGTCGGCGTCGCCATCGGCGTCGAAGTCGCCGGCGTCCACCCCCATGCTGGCTTCGGGCTGGCCCTTCTGGTTGACCGCTACTCCCGCGAGCAGAGCCTGGTTCTGGAAGCGACCGTCGCCCTGGTTGAGCCAAAGATAATTGGCCATGGAGTCGTTGGCCACGAAGAGGTCGATCCAGCCGTCGGCGTCGAAGTCGGTCGCCACCGCGCCCAGGGTCGCAGCGCCGTGCTCGGTGCGGATGCCCGCGCTGTTGGAGACGTTCTCGAAGGTTCCGTCTCCGCGATTCCGGAAGAGGCTGTCCCGCGCCGGCTGGTAGGCGCCGGGTCCGCAGTAGTTGGCGGCACCGCTCGGCGTGGGGCAGGGGGTATGAGCGGCGAGCGAGAACTGGACGTAGTTGCCGACAAAGAGGTCCAACCAGCCGTCGCGGTCGAAGTCCAGGAACGTCGCGGCGACCGACCAGCGCCGGTCATCGGCGCCGGCCGCTTCGGTGACGTCCTCGAAGGTGCCATCCCCCTGATTTCGGAGCAGCCGATTAGAGCGGAAGTTGGTTACGTAAAGATCGATCCAGCCATCGTTGTCGAAGTCCGCGGCCGTAACTCCCATTCCATAGCCGTCCGAGAGCGTGCCGCTCGACTCGGTCACATCGGTGAAACGGAGCTCCGTGGAGCTGGCCCGAAGGTCGTTGCGGTAGAGCCGGTCGGTGAAGGGCTCCGGGTGCTGCGGCGGGAAGCTGGCGTCCGCCACCGTCTTGCCCTGTCCGAGCATGCGGCCCTGGGTGAGATAGAGGTCGAGGTCGCCGTCGTTGTCGTAGTCGAAGAGCGCCGCGCCGCCGCCCATCATCTCGCTGATGTAGTGCTCGCCGGACATGCCGTTGAAATGCACGAAGTCCAGACCGGCCTCGCGGGCGCCGTCCACAAAGATCGGCGTCGACGTCGAGCCGGAAGCAGCGGAGGCCTGGGCCCTGTCCGCCGGGCGCCTTTCGACCTCCTGGGCGCAGCCAGCGAAGACCAGAAGAGCGATTGACGCTCCCTGGCAGATCCGGTGGAGAAGATGAGGGTTTCCGGTTCGCACCGAGATCTCGACTGCAAAATCAGCCGCTGACTGTAGCAGCAGTGACCGGGGCGAGCGAGGCAGGTGCTAACCTAGAGTCCTGATGGTGGTATCGAGCCTTGTTTTGGCCATGGTGATCGCGCTCGCCGCCGGCTGCGGCGGCGCGACGCCGGTGAGCCCTGAGCCCATCCCGGCCGCGGTCGAGCAGAGCTCGGACTCGCCGGGCGAGGGTACCGCAGCCGAGATTACGTTGCGATACGACGAGACCGTAGAGTTTCAGGAGCTCGAGCTACGCTGGCTCGAGCTCGAAGACTCGCGCTGCCCGATCGGCGTCAAGTGCATATGGGCTGGCCAGATGGTCGTGACGGTCGAGGCGGCGCGCGGCGACGATAAGCCGCTCGAGGTCGAGTTGCTGCGCCGGGTCGGGCGCGAGCCCGAGACCGCGGAGGCTCTCGGCTACGAGCTGCGCTTGCTGGAAGTCGATCCGCACCCCAAGGAGGGGGTCACCCCAGAGCGTGGTGACTACGTGGCGCGGATCGAGATCACTGGGCCGTAGCTCTCCGTCTGGTCGCGGATCGCTCACCTGTTGCCGCCACGCCCCATTCGATCGGCGCTGCTGGATACCGTTTCGCGTGCGCGACAAGGCCAACGAGCAGAGCACCGACACACTTGGTGCGGTCGTTGGAGAGCGACCGAAGCGTGATTTGGGGGCGAGCGCTGGGCTTTGCCAGTGAACTTCTGGACGCTTTCCACGTAGGACAGACTATGCCGATGACGCCACGCTCCACCGCCACCTTCGCTGCCGCTCTCCTACTCATCACCCTCGGAGTGGCACCCACCGAGGCGCAGCGGAGGGGGGACTGCCGCGGTGCTGTAGCGGCAGGCTCTGACGGGCGCATGGCGCCAGACGGCGAGCCCGGTGACCCGATGAAGGTCACCGGGCGTGTTCTCGACTCGAGCGGCACGCCGCTGGCCGGGGTCAATATCCTCGCGTATCAGACCGACAAAGATGGCTACTACTCGCCTGGAGGCGAGAACGAAAGCGACGCTCGCCTGTGTGCGGTCGTCCACACCAACCAAGACGGGGAGTATTCGCTCACTACGATTCGGCCCGGCTCCTACCCGACGGGCGGCGTCCCGGAGCACATCCATTTCGAGCTCTGGAGCGACGAGATCGCTCGCCAGCGCCGCGACCTCCAGTTTGCCGACGACGAGCTCGTGCCCGAGCGCCGCAAGCGCGATCTGACCCGGACCTCGACGGTTCGGCCGCTCGAGCGAGACGCCGACGGCGTCTGGCACGTCGAGCGAGATTTTCTGCTTCGCTAGGACTCGAGTCCAGTCGAGCAAAGCCAGTCGGAAGGAGACGCCGGGGAGGGTGTCCCCGATATAGGCTAGCGCTCCAAGCACTTACCGAAGGGAGCTGCTGTGACCGAGTACAAGAGACGCTTCAAGACGTTGGCGACCAACGTCGTTCACGCCGGCACGCCGAGCCCGAGAATCGGCGGCGCAGTGGTGTCGCCGGTCTTCCAGTCGGCCAACTATCTGATGGCGGACGAGGCCGCATATGACGAGGTGCGCTATCTCCGGCTGTCCAACTCTCCCAGCCACCTGACGCTCCAGGCGCGCCTGGCGGTGATCGAGTCCGCCGAGCAGGCGCTGGTCACCGCCAGCGGCATGGCGGCGATTTCAAACGCTTTGCTGGCGTTCGTCGGCAGTGGCGAGCATGTTCTGACCCAGAGGACGCTCTACGGCGGCACCCAGAGCCTGCTGGACCACGACGCGCCCCGGCTGGGGATCTCACACAGCCCGATCGACTTGAGCGCGCCCGACACCTGGGGGGACGCGCTCCGTTCGGAGACCCGGATGGTCTACGTGGAGTCGATCACCAACCCGCTGATGGAGGTCGGGGATCTCGCCGGGATCGCGGCGTTTGCCCGCGAGCACGGCCTAATCTCGGTGATCGACAACACTTTCGCGACGCCGGTTAATTTTCGTCCGCTGGAGGTCGGGTTCGATCTGGTCGTTCATAGCGCCACCAAATACCTGAACGGCCATAGCGACATCGTTGCGGGTGCGGTGATCGGTTCGGCCGAGAAGGTCGAGAGGGTGCGTCAGCTCATGCTCCACACCGGGGGCTCGGCCGACCCGCACGCTTGCTTTTTATTCGAGCGGGGCCTGAAGACGCTGGCGCTTCGCATGGAGCGCCACAACCGGAACGGCCTCGCGGTGGCCGAGTTTCTCTCCAACCACGGGGCGGTAGAGAACGTGAACTATCCCGGGTTGGAGAGCGATCCTGGGCATGTCTACGCTCGCGAGCTGTTTACCGGCACATCGGGAATGCTCTCGTTCTATCTGGGGTCGAGCGAGGCCGCCGAGCGATTCCTCGAGCGCGTGCGAATCCCGGTGCATGCGGCCAGTCTCGGAGGGCCCGAAACACTGGTCGTGCGCCCGGCTCGCAGCTCCCACCTGGGCCAAACGCCGGAGGAGAGGGAGCGGCTGAAGATCACCGAAGACCTGGTGCGGGTCTCGGTCGGGATAGAAGATCTCGACGAGCTGATAGAGGACTTCGATAATGCGCTGTCGGGCTAGCGGCTCGATCCGCCCATCAGATCAGGTCGGCGCTTTCAACAATCCGCTCGAGCCGGTTCAGATTTCGTTGGAATCACCGGTTGAAGAGCCGGGCGTGGACACGGCTTGCTCGGCGGATGCCTGCGAGCTTGGAGAGACTCCGTTTCCCTGCACCTCGTGCGCGACCGAGCGGTCGATCCAGCGCTTCTGGAGCCAGCGCACCCCGAAGAGGTCCGCGATCCCGCGCCACAGCCGGTTGTGGACACCGTACTTGCTCGTGCCGAAGCGTCTCGGTCGGTGGTTGACCTCGATCTCGCGGATGCGGGCACCGTTGAGCCGTAGGAGCGTGGGCAGAAACCGGTGCATGCCGTCGAAGACCGGCAGCAGCCGCAGATACTCGGCTCGATAGGCTCTCAAGGAGCAGCCGACGTCGGTGATCGACTCGGCGGTCATCCAGTTGCGCGCACCGTTCGCGATTCGAGAGGAGACCCTGCGCAGCCAGCTGTCCTGGCGCCGGGCTCGGATACCGCAAACGACATCGCAGTCGTCGAGCTCCTCGAGCAGCCGAGGAATATCGGCCGGGTCGTTCTGGAGATCGGCGTCCAGGGTCACCACGATGGCGCCGCGGGCGTGCTCGAAACCGGATATGAGAGCTGCGGACTGGCCCAGGTTGCGCTCGTGCCTGATCAAGCGCACGTGCTCATTGGCGGCAGCGAGCTGACGCATGACCCCGGCCGAGGCGTCGGTCGAGGCATCGTCGATCAGGAGTATCTCGTAGGTCGACTCGGCCCAGGACAGCGCCTTGCGGATCTCGGAGACCAGAATGGGCAGGTTTTCCGCCTCGTTGTAGGCGGGAACGATGATCGACAGCTCGGGCTCTTGTGGACGCGCGGATTCGCTCATGGGGCGGCTCGAGATCGGCGAGGAAGCACGGATTGTAACCCCTCACCGCCGGTTTCCCAATCGTTGCGGTCGCTTCCGCAGGCCGCCAGAGTCAACAGGATCATCGCATTTGAGGCCTTTCGGGCCCGATTCATGAGACCCATTGTGTCATCGCCGGTCGGGCTCCCTCCGCCTTGCTCCGGTCCAAGTGCTGTCATAGACTCCGCCGGACTCTTGGACAGAGGGATCGTCTGTGAGGGGCCCCGCCCCTTGAGAAACAGCCAGTGAGGGTTTGCGGATGAGTGTATTGGAGAAGCCGCCGCCGGAGGCGGAGGAGCACACCGGCCATCATCACCACGACCCGTTCTGGAGGAGGTACATCTTCTCCCAGGACCACAAGGTGATCGGGCTCCAGTATGCCTTGACCGCCATGTTCTTCCTGCTTTTCGGCTTTTTTCTGATGATCCTGATGCGCTGGCAGTTGGCATGGCCCGGCCGGCCCATTCCGCTGATCGCGGGCCTGTTGGGCGAAGCGAATGCCCCGGGCGGGATCATGCTGCCCGAGTTCTATAACCAGCTCGGCGCGATGCACGGCACCATCATGGTGTTCCTAGGCGTCGTTCCGCTGCTGGTCGGCGCTTTCGGCAACTACGTGGTGCCACTCCAGATCGGCGCCCCCGACATGGCGTTTCCGAAGCTCAACATGGCGAGTTACTGGTGCTACCTGCCGGGCGGCCTGGTCATGTTCTCGAGTTTCTTCGTGCCCGGAGGGGCGGCGAACTCGGGCTGGACGTCGTATCCGCCGCTCTCGACCATCGCCACCCAGGGTCAGACCTGGTGGCTCATCGGAATGGTGCTGCTA
This genomic interval from bacterium contains the following:
- a CDS encoding glycosyltransferase family 2 protein, which gives rise to MSESARPQEPELSIIVPAYNEAENLPILVSEIRKALSWAESTYEILLIDDASTDASAGVMRQLAAANEHVRLIRHERNLGQSAALISGFEHARGAIVVTLDADLQNDPADIPRLLEELDDCDVVCGIRARRQDSWLRRVSSRIANGARNWMTAESITDVGCSLRAYRAEYLRLLPVFDGMHRFLPTLLRLNGARIREIEVNHRPRRFGTSKYGVHNRLWRGIADLFGVRWLQKRWIDRSVAHEVQGNGVSPSSQASAEQAVSTPGSSTGDSNEI
- a CDS encoding aminotransferase class I/II-fold pyridoxal phosphate-dependent enzyme, with product MTEYKRRFKTLATNVVHAGTPSPRIGGAVVSPVFQSANYLMADEAAYDEVRYLRLSNSPSHLTLQARLAVIESAEQALVTASGMAAISNALLAFVGSGEHVLTQRTLYGGTQSLLDHDAPRLGISHSPIDLSAPDTWGDALRSETRMVYVESITNPLMEVGDLAGIAAFAREHGLISVIDNTFATPVNFRPLEVGFDLVVHSATKYLNGHSDIVAGAVIGSAEKVERVRQLMLHTGGSADPHACFLFERGLKTLALRMERHNRNGLAVAEFLSNHGAVENVNYPGLESDPGHVYARELFTGTSGMLSFYLGSSEAAERFLERVRIPVHAASLGGPETLVVRPARSSHLGQTPEERERLKITEDLVRVSVGIEDLDELIEDFDNALSG
- a CDS encoding tetratricopeptide repeat protein, with translation MFDLAGESSIRRGLSLLPVAVALVLILGSCAAPPEPAEPAEPGNPDAPAQSGTTIPHPPLGDMEPVVARTLEAQRAELDALLLRGDVLEAERAQAIGRLGQLYQAHRLVEAAEACYRKAHALAPELFDWAYFLGVLAARRGNLEEAAAAFEKAVELRPRDLPALIRLANLELDRGNIDRAHALYETARSLDPSLAAAEYGLGRVAAERRSYQEAIEHFDKALTLQPRASVIRYHLGQAYRQLGQLGEAESHLSQSGPVKVAISDPLMAEVNSLATGAAPYLIQGNTALRDGRLTVAVNAYRLAIQADPEDAMARRSLATVLTLLRDLDGAVEQLEAAARLAPNNAQAHADLGAALAEQGSNESALQHLQLAVELEPELQKARFNLASSLARLGRFGEAEEHYRRFLEIDPDDLETRSRLGTVLAQAGKVPQAILELREVVRQDPENAQTQLNLGIALAQSGDLPGAIAHHRKVLDLTADDATLGRTHFNLATFHLRQGDRDRALEHFRLALDHNERLAPAHFNVANLLAGTGNLEEALPHFARFSELRPDDGSARLGAATALMHLGRFGEAKTALDEAVERIPDEIVAVHALARLLAAAPDSSLRDGQRSLVLISRALNTATVPSYVETQAMALAEVGRFEDAVDKQRAVLAEARKLGHAADAKRLERNLARYESGQSCCAGPKDVFPAR
- a CDS encoding S8 family serine peptidase, with product MKSLRSALSHGAGLAAALVALTVCAVDPARSQVAATPKSSYWQGNPHLVKISSHLLRARSLARQGWSVDRIRGRLPVLRFEEELAQIEIRLSELTPEVIDRLEASGVRVTKAYESWARVTGLCDPQWLDRVATLPEVRAVYPRLGAITRSGSVTSQGDASVNVDDARAAWGLTGKGARVGILSDSFAFTSTVLDNGTVSGSGCDAVLTGSNPQDTGDLPLQVRLLDNCDSGPGCADGQTDEGAALAEIVHDLAPGAEILFHTAFRDEADFADGITELVNCGADVIVDDVLYFAEPMFQDGIVAQSLQQAVDGGVAYFSAAGNDGAFGADETFLDVAVPDDEDFPISGDDLHDFGGGDRFGAITVPNGCGIELVLQWNQPFAGMLGSGSASDLDLYFCSSATPGACDEDSALASGTDGQGCDAPGAFGDPFEFLDWTNDTGSPVTGYVAVDHYCGDQSDTRFRIATFALDCSVQSGYTFESGIFDKAQIYGHPAAAAANAVAAAFYGEIDSGGAVEPPGGGQIDVTPSGSLGGNLPFYFDGSGAPLAGAPVDRFKPEMAAPEGVNNTFFGVDIGFDADAFPNFAGTSAAAAHGAAVAALLLELNPVLTPQQTRDALTTSAVDIESPGTDALSGAGLIDAQAAVLAMPTVPLLEVGPAALEFNTLVAGTTSTPQEVTLDNVNLGLNPASEQVQVSAMTLSDSTNFALDVSSGTSPCGSSTPMIGWGSSCTVSVLAQPQAVGIFNADLTVTSDSAVAPSQTVGLSTAGCNQAVIDLTGSPMDNPEVVVACLDITAGPYAIGSGDDVTFRAGRKIVFRDGFSVAAGGDFTAIIG
- a CDS encoding CRTAC1 family protein, which gives rise to MRTGNPHLLHRICQGASIALLVFAGCAQEVERRPADRAQASAASGSTSTPIFVDGAREAGLDFVHFNGMSGEHYISEMMGGGAALFDYDNDGDLDLYLTQGRMLGQGKTVADASFPPQHPEPFTDRLYRNDLRASSTELRFTDVTESSGTLSDGYGMGVTAADFDNDGWIDLYVTNFRSNRLLRNQGDGTFEDVTEAAGADDRRWSVAATFLDFDRDGWLDLFVGNYVQFSLAAHTPCPTPSGAANYCGPGAYQPARDSLFRNRGDGTFENVSNSAGIRTEHGAATLGAVATDFDADGWIDLFVANDSMANYLWLNQGDGRFQNQALLAGVAVNQKGQPEASMGVDAGDFDADGDADLILTHLSQETNTVYVNDGTGLFEDLSTASGLGLPSLVYTSFGAGWFDYDNDGWLDVLTVNGAVVGLEALMRAGDPFPLHQTNQLFRNFGGERGAGRFEEVTARAGIVLELSEVSRGAAFGDVDNDGDTDVVVVNNNGPVRLLLNQIGQDRSWVGLRLEGRGRDMLGAEVLISPQGRPASWRRVHTDGSYASASDPRVLVGLGDAVAVGRIEARWPDGAAEEWLDIEAGSYTTLRQGEGSPLDTG